A genomic segment from Amycolatopsis camponoti encodes:
- a CDS encoding carbohydrate ABC transporter permease, giving the protein MQHRLARFDRKATPLLFVAPFFALFVVFGAFPLLYTAWVSLHDWNLLEGDQGYLGLANYGDLLADPNFWNALANTVGIFVLAAVPEFLLALGIAALLDRPLRGATWWRTGILLPNVVSVVAIGLVFGQLFSRDYGVVNEVLGWFGVAPVNWQASSWTSHFAVASMVLWRWTGYNALIYLAAMQAVPGDLYEAAALDGASRWRTFWSITVPGIRPALAFTAIAGTVNGLQLFAEPQLFDTGGSGGTGGNDRQFQTLVMYLYEKGFTHFDAGYAAALTWVMFVVCALFALVNYRLVRRFVRSS; this is encoded by the coding sequence GTGCAGCACCGGCTCGCCCGTTTCGACCGCAAGGCCACGCCGCTGCTGTTCGTCGCGCCCTTCTTCGCCCTGTTCGTCGTCTTCGGCGCCTTCCCGTTGCTCTACACGGCGTGGGTGTCGCTGCACGACTGGAACCTGCTGGAAGGCGACCAGGGCTACCTCGGCCTGGCGAACTACGGCGACCTGCTCGCGGACCCGAACTTCTGGAACGCGCTCGCCAACACCGTCGGCATCTTCGTGCTGGCCGCCGTCCCGGAGTTCCTGCTGGCGCTGGGCATCGCGGCGCTGCTCGACCGCCCGCTGCGCGGCGCGACCTGGTGGCGCACCGGGATCCTGCTGCCGAACGTCGTGTCCGTCGTCGCGATCGGGCTGGTGTTCGGGCAGCTGTTCAGCCGCGACTACGGCGTCGTCAACGAGGTGCTGGGCTGGTTCGGCGTCGCGCCGGTCAACTGGCAGGCGTCGAGCTGGACGTCGCACTTCGCGGTGGCGTCGATGGTGCTCTGGCGCTGGACCGGCTACAACGCGCTGATCTACCTGGCCGCGATGCAGGCCGTCCCGGGCGACCTCTACGAAGCCGCCGCGCTGGACGGGGCTTCGCGCTGGCGGACGTTCTGGTCGATCACCGTGCCGGGCATCCGGCCCGCCTTGGCCTTCACCGCCATCGCCGGCACGGTCAACGGCCTGCAGCTGTTCGCCGAGCCGCAGCTGTTCGACACCGGCGGGTCGGGCGGGACCGGCGGCAACGACCGCCAGTTCCAGACGCTCGTGATGTACCTGTACGAGAAGGGGTTCACGCACTTCGACGCCGGCTACGCGGCCGCGCTGACCTGGGTGATGTTCGTGGTCTGCGCGCTGTTCGCCCTCGTGAACTACCGGCTGGTGCGCCGGTTCGTGAGGTCGTCGTGA
- a CDS encoding MFS transporter — protein MPTTTRYRPRWAALAVLLTAEAMNLLDATIVQVAGPVIHDGLPGPAADIPWFSAAYTLPFAALLITGGRLGDVFGRAKTFKIGVTAFVLASLACAAAPEAALLIGARALQGAAAALIIPQTIGLIRALFDGAELAKALGSIGPVMGLSAVAGPLVGGLLTQALSWRAVFLVNVPLGLAVLLAARFLPEDKAATRPKLDLTGTLLVAAGAGLLVYPLISPGGTAWPLLAAGAALLVGFGFQQRRTAAPLVEPSLFAHRGFPAALAGSLLYFAVMTGLMLLVPMRLQLGEGVDVRTASLTLLPLSAGLAVSSWVAGSWLVPKFGSRVMFAGLGLLLAGILAVAGGVTPALALCGLGMGTFTVPFFTAALQRVRPHETGSAAGLLNAVQQLGGTLGVALFGGLYLSSGSATTAFGVAAGVTVAAAVAVVPLSSRRGR, from the coding sequence ATGCCGACCACGACCCGCTACCGGCCCCGCTGGGCCGCGCTCGCCGTGCTGCTCACCGCCGAAGCGATGAACCTGCTCGACGCCACGATCGTCCAGGTCGCCGGCCCGGTGATCCACGACGGCCTGCCCGGACCGGCCGCCGACATCCCGTGGTTCAGCGCGGCTTACACGCTGCCGTTCGCGGCCCTCCTGATCACCGGCGGCCGGCTCGGGGACGTGTTCGGCCGGGCGAAGACGTTCAAGATCGGCGTGACGGCCTTCGTGCTCGCGTCGCTGGCCTGCGCGGCCGCGCCGGAGGCGGCCCTGCTGATCGGCGCCCGCGCGCTGCAGGGCGCGGCCGCGGCGCTGATCATCCCGCAGACGATCGGGCTCATCCGGGCGCTTTTCGACGGCGCCGAACTCGCGAAGGCGCTCGGCAGCATCGGCCCGGTGATGGGCCTGTCCGCGGTCGCCGGGCCATTGGTCGGCGGCCTGCTGACGCAGGCGCTGTCGTGGCGGGCGGTGTTCCTGGTGAACGTCCCGCTCGGCCTCGCCGTCCTGCTCGCCGCGCGGTTCCTGCCCGAGGACAAGGCCGCCACGCGCCCGAAGCTCGACCTCACCGGCACTCTGCTCGTCGCCGCCGGCGCCGGGCTGCTCGTCTACCCGCTGATCAGCCCGGGCGGGACGGCGTGGCCGCTGCTCGCGGCCGGTGCCGCGCTGCTCGTCGGGTTCGGGTTCCAGCAGCGCCGGACGGCGGCGCCGCTGGTCGAGCCGAGCCTGTTCGCCCACCGCGGGTTCCCGGCCGCGCTCGCCGGGTCACTGCTGTACTTCGCGGTGATGACCGGGCTGATGCTCCTCGTCCCGATGCGGCTGCAGCTCGGCGAGGGCGTCGACGTCCGCACCGCGAGCCTGACGCTGCTGCCGCTTTCGGCCGGGCTCGCAGTGTCGTCGTGGGTCGCCGGGTCCTGGCTGGTGCCGAAGTTCGGCTCCCGCGTGATGTTCGCCGGACTGGGCCTGCTGCTGGCCGGGATCCTCGCGGTCGCCGGCGGGGTGACCCCGGCGCTGGCGTTGTGCGGACTCGGGATGGGAACGTTCACGGTCCCGTTCTTCACCGCCGCGCTGCAGCGCGTGCGGCCGCACGAGACGGGCTCGGCCGCCGGGCTGCTCAACGCCGTGCAGCAGCTCGGCGGCACCCTGGGGGTCGCCCTGTTCGGCGGCCTCTACCTGAGCAGCGGCTCGGCGACCACGGCCTTCGGCGTCGCCGCCGGGGTGACCGTGGCCGCCGCCGTCGCGGTTGTCCCCCTCAGTAGTCGTCGCGGCCGGTGA
- a CDS encoding class I SAM-dependent methyltransferase translates to MTDFLTTTRHAYSIVAESYARLSPPIAEDVQDRALLTAFADLVREDGGGPVADLGCGTGRVTAYLASAGLEVAGIDLSPEMLAVARRDHPELRFSEGSLLGLDLPDGGLAGAVAWYSIIHTPPARLPEVCAELFRVLRPGGHLQLAFQVGDERQHLTGWQGHDGLSLDAYRQPVERVSEQVAGAGFEILTQALRDPEARVPHGRVLARKPSGDSAAE, encoded by the coding sequence GTGACCGACTTCCTGACCACCACCCGCCACGCCTACTCGATCGTCGCCGAGAGCTACGCCCGGCTCTCGCCACCGATAGCCGAAGACGTCCAGGACCGCGCGCTGCTGACGGCGTTCGCCGACCTCGTCCGCGAGGACGGCGGCGGCCCGGTCGCCGACCTCGGCTGCGGAACCGGCCGCGTGACGGCGTACCTCGCCTCGGCGGGGCTCGAAGTGGCGGGCATCGACCTGTCGCCGGAGATGCTCGCCGTGGCCCGCCGCGACCACCCTGAACTGCGGTTTTCCGAGGGGTCCCTGCTCGGGCTGGACCTGCCGGACGGTGGTCTCGCGGGCGCGGTGGCCTGGTACTCGATCATCCACACGCCGCCGGCCCGGTTGCCGGAGGTGTGCGCGGAGCTGTTCCGGGTGCTGCGCCCGGGCGGCCACCTGCAGCTGGCGTTCCAGGTCGGCGACGAGCGGCAGCACCTGACCGGCTGGCAGGGCCACGACGGCCTCTCGCTGGACGCCTACCGGCAGCCGGTGGAGCGGGTGAGCGAGCAGGTGGCCGGCGCCGGGTTCGAGATCCTGACCCAGGCGCTGCGCGACCCGGAGGCGCGGGTGCCGCACGGGCGGGTGCTGGCGCGGAAACCGTCCGGAGACTCCGCGGCGGAGTAG
- a CDS encoding helix-turn-helix transcriptional regulator, which yields MDQVRVAAWASDPIALTGLTNHLKSRPELLVVPRARRAEAAVLVFAVGQVDREAIAALRAASAESPAAIVLVAGHVDPGHLGLLADCHVSVVLPRTALDRLTDSVLAAARGRTTSLRDQVDALAHEGTTAALTPREVDVLRLMAEGWDTAEIAGKLCYSERTVKNVIYAMTNRLNLRNRPHAVAYAVRAGVI from the coding sequence ATGGACCAGGTTCGAGTGGCGGCGTGGGCGTCGGACCCGATCGCGCTGACGGGGCTGACCAATCATCTGAAGTCCCGGCCGGAGCTGCTGGTCGTCCCCCGCGCCCGGCGGGCCGAGGCGGCCGTGCTCGTGTTCGCCGTCGGGCAGGTCGACCGCGAGGCGATCGCCGCGCTGCGGGCCGCCTCCGCCGAGTCGCCGGCCGCGATCGTGCTGGTCGCCGGGCACGTCGACCCGGGGCACCTCGGCCTGCTCGCCGACTGCCACGTCTCGGTCGTGCTGCCGCGGACCGCGCTCGACCGGCTCACCGACAGCGTGCTGGCCGCCGCACGGGGGCGCACGACGTCACTGCGCGACCAGGTCGACGCCCTGGCCCACGAGGGCACCACCGCGGCGCTGACGCCGCGCGAGGTGGATGTGCTTCGCCTGATGGCCGAAGGCTGGGACACTGCCGAGATCGCGGGCAAGCTCTGCTACTCGGAGCGGACCGTGAAGAACGTCATCTACGCCATGACCAACCGGCTCAACCTGCGCAACCGGCCGCACGCGGTCGCCTACGCCGTGCGGGCCGGTGTGATCTGA
- a CDS encoding glycoside hydrolase family 3 N-terminal domain-containing protein, with translation MNHRRPAALGVALCIAVVSSLVTGCQSDTVAGLAIPRSPVPPPPSPSRTAAPSSPAPTSSLTRPGDCASLVNGLDVRGQVAQLVVVGVSGDNPGTTVSMVRDNQVGGIFIGGNATALLKDRSLDAVQAAAKLPVAVSVDEEGGRVQRIDDLDGEIPSAREMAATKTPAQVRTLAADRGRQLRARGVTVDFAPDTDVTDAPDDDVIGDRSFSPDPNRVKTYAAAFAAGLRDGGVQPVLKHFPGHGHGSGDSHKGTVVTPPLAQLRTVDLVPYRNLADYGPVSVMVGHLDVPDLTGGVPASISPAAYQLLRTEFKFTGLVLTDDLGAMKAITAQYSLPDAVLKALQAGADEALWSSGGRVDEVLNRLVKAVQSGELPKARVQESVTRVLRSKGACG, from the coding sequence ATGAACCACCGACGTCCGGCCGCCTTGGGGGTGGCGCTCTGCATCGCTGTCGTGAGTTCCCTGGTCACGGGCTGCCAATCGGACACCGTGGCCGGGCTGGCGATCCCCCGGTCACCGGTTCCTCCTCCGCCTTCACCTTCCCGGACGGCCGCACCTTCTTCCCCGGCGCCGACGTCGAGCCTGACCCGGCCCGGTGACTGCGCGTCGCTGGTCAACGGCCTCGACGTCCGCGGCCAGGTCGCGCAGCTGGTCGTCGTGGGGGTGTCCGGCGACAACCCGGGCACCACGGTGTCCATGGTGCGCGACAACCAGGTCGGCGGGATCTTCATCGGTGGTAACGCAACAGCGTTGTTGAAAGATCGCTCCCTCGACGCCGTCCAGGCCGCGGCCAAGCTGCCGGTGGCCGTGTCGGTCGACGAAGAGGGCGGCCGCGTCCAGCGCATCGACGACCTCGACGGCGAGATCCCGTCGGCCCGTGAGATGGCCGCGACGAAGACTCCCGCCCAGGTCCGCACGCTGGCCGCCGACCGTGGCCGCCAGCTGCGCGCTCGCGGCGTGACGGTCGACTTCGCCCCGGACACCGACGTCACCGACGCCCCGGACGACGACGTCATCGGCGACCGCTCCTTCAGCCCGGACCCGAACCGCGTGAAGACCTACGCCGCGGCGTTCGCGGCGGGCCTGCGCGACGGCGGGGTCCAGCCGGTGCTGAAGCACTTCCCCGGCCACGGCCACGGCTCGGGCGACTCGCACAAGGGCACGGTCGTCACCCCGCCGCTCGCGCAGCTGCGGACGGTGGACCTGGTGCCGTACCGGAACCTCGCCGACTACGGCCCGGTCTCGGTGATGGTCGGCCACCTCGACGTGCCCGACCTGACCGGCGGCGTCCCGGCGTCGATCTCGCCGGCCGCCTACCAGCTGCTGCGCACCGAGTTCAAGTTCACCGGGCTGGTCCTGACCGACGACCTCGGCGCGATGAAGGCGATCACGGCCCAGTACTCGCTGCCGGACGCCGTGCTGAAGGCGTTGCAGGCCGGGGCGGACGAGGCGCTGTGGTCGTCCGGCGGCCGCGTGGACGAGGTGCTGAACCGGCTCGTGAAGGCCGTCCAGTCCGGCGAGCTGCCGAAGGCGCGGGTGCAGGAGTCGGTGACGCGGGTGCTGCGCAGCAAGGGCGCGTGCGGCTGA
- a CDS encoding dioxygenase family protein, with product MDEDTKLSRKTVLRAALAAGVAAPVALIGGPALARTTAATGAAPELTPACHDGDEPTIEQTEGPYFKPNSPERTDLVTPGTPGTRLTVSGYVFGRACLPVGRVLLDFWQADVNGAYDSAGYAFRGHQYTDAQGAFRLSTIVPGLYPGRTRHIHVKVQAPGRPILTTQLYFPNEPRNNTDTIFDARLLMTVRDNGSAKEAAFDFVLNVPQNPTSTTSAPPTSPPPGGTTWAAGTAYAAGARVTYGGRGYVCLQGHTAQPGWEPPAVPALWRAE from the coding sequence ATGGACGAGGACACCAAGCTCAGCCGCAAGACGGTGCTGCGCGCCGCGCTGGCCGCGGGCGTCGCCGCGCCGGTCGCCCTGATCGGCGGGCCGGCGCTCGCCCGCACCACCGCCGCCACCGGCGCCGCCCCCGAACTGACCCCGGCGTGCCACGACGGCGACGAACCGACGATCGAGCAGACCGAAGGCCCCTACTTCAAGCCGAACTCGCCGGAACGGACCGACCTGGTCACGCCCGGCACCCCGGGCACGCGCCTGACGGTGTCCGGCTACGTGTTCGGGCGGGCCTGCCTGCCGGTGGGCCGCGTGCTGCTGGACTTCTGGCAGGCCGACGTCAACGGCGCGTACGACAGCGCCGGCTACGCGTTCCGCGGCCACCAGTACACCGACGCCCAGGGCGCGTTCCGCCTCTCGACGATCGTGCCCGGCCTCTACCCCGGCCGCACCCGGCACATCCACGTCAAGGTCCAGGCGCCCGGCCGGCCGATCCTGACCACCCAGCTCTACTTCCCGAACGAGCCGCGCAACAACACCGACACGATCTTCGACGCGCGGCTGCTGATGACCGTGCGGGACAACGGCTCCGCGAAGGAAGCCGCGTTCGACTTCGTGCTGAACGTCCCGCAGAACCCGACGTCCACGACGTCGGCGCCGCCCACCTCCCCGCCGCCCGGGGGCACCACCTGGGCGGCGGGCACGGCCTACGCGGCCGGTGCCCGGGTCACCTACGGCGGCCGGGGCTACGTGTGCTTGCAGGGGCACACCGCCCAGCCGGGCTGGGAACCCCCGGCCGTTCCCGCGCTGTGGCGGGCGGAGTGA
- a CDS encoding ABC transporter substrate-binding protein — translation MRTIVRRTAVAVAALIPLAACSPADSGGPTKLTIATFGEFGYAPLIAEYQKLHPEITVQNRVTDFDTHHKGLATQLATGHGAADVVAIEEQYIPQYRKAKDKFVDLASFGARDLEKQWAPWKWAQGTDGAFVLGLGTDMGSLALCYRRDLFQAAGLPTDRDEVAKLIPDWDAYAAAADRFTAKTPGVKFADSAGTVYTAMLNQSPENYFSAADDSFIGDRNPSVRTAFFLAGGIAAKGETAAATTFTQAWNVAIKQGSFATVACPAWMLSQIKEAGGDGNKGKWDVTTVPGKSGNQGGSFLTVPKQGEHPKEAYELARWLTAPEQQKKLFLSDGILPSEPSVYADPQVVAHTDPYFGDAPIGRIFAASADQLRPNYRGLRDADVRPEYGRALGRIEDKTDGVDRAWTEAVQQAQAALK, via the coding sequence TTGCGCACGATCGTCCGCCGGACCGCCGTAGCGGTCGCCGCGTTGATCCCGCTCGCCGCCTGCAGTCCCGCTGACTCCGGCGGCCCGACGAAGCTCACCATCGCCACCTTCGGCGAATTCGGCTACGCGCCCCTGATCGCCGAGTACCAGAAGCTGCACCCCGAGATCACGGTGCAGAACCGCGTCACCGATTTCGACACCCACCACAAGGGCCTCGCGACGCAGCTCGCCACCGGCCACGGTGCCGCCGACGTCGTCGCGATCGAAGAGCAGTACATCCCGCAGTACCGGAAGGCGAAGGACAAGTTCGTCGACCTCGCCTCCTTCGGCGCGCGGGACCTCGAGAAGCAGTGGGCGCCCTGGAAGTGGGCGCAGGGCACCGACGGCGCGTTCGTCCTCGGCCTCGGCACCGACATGGGCAGTCTCGCGCTCTGCTACCGGCGCGACCTCTTCCAGGCCGCGGGCCTGCCGACCGACCGTGACGAGGTCGCGAAGCTGATCCCGGACTGGGACGCCTACGCCGCCGCGGCCGACCGGTTCACGGCGAAGACGCCGGGCGTGAAGTTCGCGGACTCCGCCGGGACCGTCTACACGGCGATGCTCAACCAGTCGCCGGAGAACTACTTCTCCGCGGCCGACGACTCCTTCATCGGCGACCGCAATCCCAGCGTGCGCACTGCGTTCTTCCTCGCGGGCGGTATCGCCGCGAAGGGGGAGACGGCGGCCGCGACCACCTTCACGCAGGCCTGGAACGTCGCGATCAAGCAGGGCTCCTTCGCGACCGTCGCCTGCCCGGCGTGGATGCTCAGCCAGATCAAGGAAGCCGGCGGCGACGGCAACAAGGGCAAGTGGGACGTCACGACCGTGCCCGGCAAGAGCGGCAACCAGGGCGGCTCGTTCCTGACCGTGCCGAAGCAGGGCGAGCACCCGAAGGAGGCGTACGAGCTCGCGCGCTGGCTGACCGCGCCGGAGCAGCAGAAGAAGCTCTTCCTCTCCGACGGCATCCTGCCCAGCGAGCCGTCGGTGTACGCGGACCCGCAGGTCGTCGCGCACACCGACCCGTACTTCGGGGACGCGCCGATCGGGCGGATCTTCGCCGCGTCGGCGGACCAGCTCCGGCCCAACTACCGCGGCCTGCGCGACGCCGACGTCCGGCCGGAGTACGGCCGCGCCCTCGGGCGGATCGAAGACAAGACCGACGGCGTCGACCGGGCCTGGACGGAAGCCGTCCAGCAGGCGCAAGCCGCCCTGAAGTAG
- a CDS encoding Lrp/AsnC family transcriptional regulator, translated as MTILDDVDRAVIHALHLDGRAPFTKIGDVLGVSTQTVARRYRRLRAEASLRVVGLPDPQRAGQAEWMVRLTATPNTARDVALALARRADTAWVKLVSGGTEICVNVSMPAASDHSLLLRDIPRSASITAVSAHQLLHRYLGGPTAWLGRANALDASQVAALTPEFSGDGKPLTGDDDALMAALQRDGRASLAELATATGWSAATVARRLADLQAGGTVFFDLEIDPAPLGAITHALLWMSVAPAHLDAVARELATHPELALVAATTGPANLVAHALCPDAAALHHYLTRRLGALDAVRTLETAPVLRTIKAAASR; from the coding sequence ATGACCATCCTCGACGACGTCGATCGCGCGGTGATCCACGCGCTGCATCTCGACGGGCGAGCGCCGTTCACGAAGATCGGGGACGTCCTCGGCGTCTCGACGCAGACGGTGGCGCGGCGCTACCGCCGGCTACGCGCCGAAGCGTCGCTTCGCGTCGTCGGCTTGCCGGACCCGCAACGCGCCGGGCAGGCCGAGTGGATGGTCCGGCTGACGGCGACCCCGAACACCGCGCGCGACGTCGCGCTCGCCCTCGCGCGGCGCGCCGACACCGCGTGGGTCAAGCTCGTGTCGGGCGGCACCGAGATCTGCGTGAACGTGTCCATGCCGGCCGCGAGCGACCATTCGCTGCTGCTGCGGGACATCCCGCGCTCCGCGAGCATCACGGCCGTGTCGGCGCACCAGCTGCTGCACCGCTACCTCGGCGGCCCGACGGCGTGGCTCGGGCGCGCGAACGCCCTCGACGCTTCGCAGGTCGCGGCGTTGACCCCGGAGTTCTCCGGCGACGGCAAGCCGCTGACCGGCGACGACGACGCGCTGATGGCCGCGTTGCAGCGCGACGGCCGCGCGAGCCTGGCCGAGCTGGCGACGGCCACCGGCTGGTCCGCGGCGACCGTCGCGCGCCGGCTGGCCGACCTCCAAGCCGGCGGCACGGTGTTCTTCGACCTCGAAATCGACCCGGCCCCGCTGGGCGCCATCACCCACGCGCTGCTGTGGATGTCGGTCGCCCCCGCCCACCTCGACGCCGTGGCCCGGGAGCTGGCCACCCACCCGGAGCTGGCGCTCGTCGCGGCGACGACCGGGCCGGCCAACCTGGTCGCGCACGCGCTCTGCCCCGACGCGGCGGCCCTGCACCACTACCTGACCCGGCGGCTGGGGGCGCTCGACGCCGTCCGCACCCTGGAGACGGCGCCGGTCCTCCGGACGATCAAAGCGGCCGCGTCCCGCTGA
- a CDS encoding zf-HC2 domain-containing protein yields MARYDRTDLGAYSLGLLDAVDTARVERHLSACPDCRQEVREFEAVRSMLDHLGRAEST; encoded by the coding sequence ATGGCCCGGTACGACCGGACCGACCTCGGGGCCTACAGCCTGGGGTTGCTCGACGCCGTCGACACGGCACGGGTGGAGCGGCACCTTTCGGCGTGCCCGGACTGCCGGCAGGAGGTCCGGGAGTTCGAGGCCGTCCGCTCGATGCTCGACCACCTCGGCCGCGCGGAGTCCACTTAG
- a CDS encoding chitinase: MLGVPAATGQVPQAAAAACSGPNWVAGQWYDVGAVVKYTNGSYYRAKNANPGYDPIISTWYWEPYSCDGGGGTTCNAPNWVAGQWYDVGAIVKYTNGSYYRAKNANPGYDPIISTWYWEPYSCGGGTDPGNPGNPGSFVISEAQFNQIFPGRNGFYTYSGLTAALSAYPGFANTGSDTVKKQEAAAFLANVNHETGGLVYIVEQNTANYPHYCDYGQPYGCPAGQAAYYGRGPIQLSWNFNYKAAGDALGIDLLGNPWQVEQNAAVAWKTGLWYWNTQSGPGTMTPHNAIVNGRGFGETIRSINGSIECNGGNPAQVQSRVDKYRQITSILGVDPGANLYC; this comes from the coding sequence GTGCTCGGCGTGCCCGCCGCCACCGGTCAGGTCCCGCAGGCGGCCGCCGCCGCCTGCAGCGGGCCCAACTGGGTCGCGGGCCAGTGGTACGACGTGGGCGCGGTCGTCAAGTACACCAACGGCAGCTACTACCGCGCCAAGAACGCCAACCCGGGCTACGACCCCATCATCAGCACCTGGTACTGGGAGCCCTACAGCTGCGACGGCGGCGGCGGAACCACCTGCAACGCCCCGAACTGGGTCGCGGGCCAGTGGTACGACGTCGGTGCGATCGTGAAGTACACCAACGGCAGCTACTACCGCGCCAAGAACGCCAACCCGGGCTACGACCCGATCATCAGCACCTGGTACTGGGAGCCCTACTCCTGCGGCGGCGGCACCGACCCGGGCAACCCGGGCAACCCCGGCTCGTTCGTCATCAGCGAGGCGCAGTTCAACCAGATCTTCCCCGGCCGCAACGGCTTCTACACCTACAGCGGCCTGACCGCGGCCCTCTCCGCCTACCCCGGCTTCGCCAACACGGGCAGCGACACGGTCAAGAAGCAGGAAGCCGCGGCGTTCCTCGCCAACGTCAACCACGAAACCGGCGGGCTGGTCTACATCGTCGAGCAGAACACGGCGAACTACCCGCACTACTGCGACTACGGCCAGCCCTACGGCTGCCCCGCCGGCCAGGCCGCGTACTACGGCCGCGGCCCGATCCAGCTCAGCTGGAACTTCAACTACAAGGCCGCCGGTGACGCACTCGGCATCGACCTGCTCGGCAACCCCTGGCAGGTCGAGCAGAACGCGGCCGTCGCGTGGAAGACCGGCCTCTGGTACTGGAACACCCAGAGCGGCCCCGGCACGATGACCCCGCACAACGCGATCGTCAACGGCCGCGGCTTCGGTGAGACCATCCGCAGCATCAACGGCTCCATCGAGTGCAACGGCGGCAACCCGGCGCAGGTCCAGAGCCGCGTCGACAAGTACCGCCAGATCACGTCCATCCTCGGCGTCGACCCCGGCGCCAACCTCTACTGCTGA
- a CDS encoding oxidoreductase, with protein MANLGGTFSLGGEVPVTRMGYGAMQLAGPGVWGPPRDHDTAVAVLREAVESGVTHIDTSDYYGPHTVNALIKEALHPYPDALTIVTKVGARRTPDKAWPPALSADELTQAVHDNLRNLGVEAIDVVNLRLGNTAGDYPVRMSLAEPFGVLAELRQQGLIKHLGVSHVTAEQLDEAKAIAPVVCVQNQYNLAHRENDDLVDKCAADGIAFVPYFPLGGFSPLQSGILDDCAARVGATPMQVALAWLLRRSPSMLLIPGTSSLEHLRENLAAASLELPADVLADLDRIGAA; from the coding sequence ATGGCAAACCTGGGCGGCACTTTCAGCCTCGGCGGGGAAGTCCCGGTGACCCGGATGGGGTACGGGGCCATGCAGCTGGCCGGCCCCGGTGTCTGGGGACCGCCGCGTGACCACGACACCGCGGTCGCCGTGCTGCGCGAGGCCGTCGAAAGCGGCGTCACCCACATCGACACCAGCGACTACTACGGCCCGCACACCGTGAACGCGCTGATCAAGGAAGCCCTGCACCCGTACCCGGACGCGCTGACGATCGTCACCAAGGTCGGGGCGCGGCGGACGCCCGACAAGGCGTGGCCGCCCGCGTTGTCCGCCGACGAGCTGACCCAGGCCGTGCACGACAACCTCCGGAACCTCGGCGTCGAGGCCATCGACGTGGTGAACCTGCGCCTGGGCAACACCGCCGGCGACTACCCGGTGCGGATGTCGCTCGCCGAGCCCTTCGGCGTGCTCGCCGAGCTGCGGCAGCAGGGCCTGATCAAGCACCTCGGCGTCAGCCACGTCACCGCGGAACAGCTCGACGAGGCCAAGGCGATCGCGCCCGTCGTCTGCGTGCAGAACCAGTACAACCTGGCGCACCGCGAAAACGACGACCTCGTCGACAAGTGCGCCGCCGACGGCATCGCCTTCGTGCCGTACTTCCCGCTCGGCGGCTTCAGCCCGTTGCAGTCGGGCATCCTCGACGACTGCGCCGCCCGCGTCGGCGCGACGCCGATGCAGGTCGCGCTCGCGTGGTTGCTGCGGCGGTCGCCGTCGATGCTGCTCATCCCCGGGACGTCGTCGCTCGAGCACCTGCGCGAGAACCTCGCCGCGGCTTCGCTGGAACTGCCGGCCGACGTCCTGGCCGACCTCGACCGGATCGGGGCCGCCTGA
- a CDS encoding thioesterase II family protein: protein MTDSVGWLRRFHPAAPGAPRLVCFPHAGGAASYFHPLSATLAPAVDVLAVQYPGRQDRHAEPLVDDLFLLADRLADVLAAEGAGPVAFFGHSMGASLAFEVARRLETGLLGLFVSARRAPSASRVGRVHERGDDELLADVRQLGGTDVRVLEHPQLVRMVLPVLRNDYKAAEAYRYRPGPDVGCPVFALIGDRDPTVTEAEAGRWAAHTSGRFELKSFPGGHFYLNDHLGEVSRLLGERLTGREGEPLASGQQ from the coding sequence ATGACGGACTCCGTGGGGTGGCTCCGGCGTTTCCACCCGGCGGCGCCCGGCGCGCCGCGGCTCGTGTGCTTCCCGCACGCCGGCGGCGCGGCGAGCTACTTCCACCCGCTCTCGGCCACGCTGGCGCCCGCGGTCGACGTGCTGGCCGTGCAGTACCCGGGCCGGCAGGACCGGCACGCCGAACCGCTGGTGGACGACCTGTTCCTGCTCGCCGACCGGCTGGCGGACGTCCTCGCCGCCGAGGGTGCCGGACCGGTGGCGTTCTTCGGGCACAGCATGGGCGCCAGCCTGGCCTTCGAGGTCGCGCGGCGGCTCGAGACCGGGCTGCTGGGGTTGTTCGTGTCCGCGCGCCGCGCGCCGTCGGCGTCCCGCGTGGGGCGGGTCCACGAGCGGGGGGACGACGAGCTGCTCGCCGATGTCCGGCAGCTGGGCGGCACCGACGTCCGGGTGCTGGAGCACCCGCAGCTCGTCCGCATGGTGCTGCCGGTGCTGCGCAACGACTACAAGGCGGCTGAGGCCTACCGCTACCGGCCCGGCCCCGACGTGGGCTGCCCGGTCTTCGCGCTGATCGGCGACCGCGACCCGACGGTCACCGAAGCGGAGGCGGGGCGGTGGGCGGCGCACACGTCCGGCCGCTTCGAGCTGAAGTCGTTCCCGGGCGGCCACTTCTACCTGAACGACCACCTCGGGGAGGTGAGCCGCCTGCTGGGCGAGCGGCTCACCGGTCGGGAAGGTGAGCCGCTCGCTTCAGGTCAGCAGTAG